A stretch of Shewanella dokdonensis DNA encodes these proteins:
- the aspS gene encoding aspartate--tRNA ligase, giving the protein MRSHYCGDVNKSHVGQEVTLAGWVNRSRDLGGVIFLDLRDREGLIQVVYDPDMPEVFKVASSLRAEFCVQVKGTVRARPESQVNSQMRTGEIEVLGTELTIINAADPLPLSMDNYQNNSEEQRLKYRYLDLRRPEMTQRLMFRAKVTSAVRRYMDTHGFLDIETPILTKATPEGARDYLVPSRTYKGEFFALPQSPQLFKQLLMMSGFDRYYQIVKCFRDEDLRADRQPEFTQIDIETSFLTSAQVREITEDMVRGLFLELLNVDLGEFPVMTWQEAMRRFGSDKPDLRNPLELVDIADLVKDVAFAVFKGPANDAEGRVVTIRVPGGAAMSRKQIDDYGKYISVFGAKGLAWMKVNDLAAGMDGIQSPILKFLNEDVVKALLARTEAQSGDILLFGADNATVVAEAMGALRLKLGQDFNLLQGEWRPLWVIDFPMFEKADGGWHAVHHPFTAPSSVSAEELAADPGAAVSDAYDMVLNGVELGGGSVRIHKQKMQATVFNILGIAEQEAQEKFGFLLEALRYGTPPHAGLAFGLDRMVMLMTGASSIRDVMAFPKTTTAACPLTNAPSPANPQQLAELGINVVAKNSDKAE; this is encoded by the coding sequence ATGCGCAGCCATTATTGTGGAGACGTAAACAAGTCTCACGTTGGACAAGAAGTCACCCTGGCAGGGTGGGTTAACCGCAGCCGAGATCTCGGTGGTGTGATATTTTTGGATCTGCGTGACCGTGAAGGTTTGATCCAGGTAGTCTACGACCCGGATATGCCAGAGGTATTCAAAGTTGCCAGCAGTTTGCGCGCTGAATTCTGTGTTCAGGTCAAAGGAACCGTGCGTGCCCGTCCTGAAAGCCAAGTAAACAGCCAGATGCGGACCGGCGAAATCGAAGTGCTGGGGACCGAACTGACGATTATTAACGCCGCCGATCCGTTACCGCTGAGTATGGATAACTACCAGAACAACAGCGAAGAACAACGCTTAAAATATCGTTACCTGGATCTGCGTCGCCCTGAGATGACCCAGCGTTTGATGTTCCGTGCCAAGGTCACCAGTGCGGTACGCCGTTATATGGATACTCACGGTTTCCTCGACATCGAAACGCCAATTCTGACCAAAGCCACACCGGAAGGTGCGCGAGATTACCTGGTGCCAAGTCGTACTTATAAAGGTGAATTCTTTGCGTTGCCGCAGTCACCGCAGCTGTTTAAGCAGTTGCTGATGATGTCAGGTTTTGACCGTTACTATCAGATTGTTAAATGCTTCCGTGACGAAGACCTGCGTGCCGACCGTCAGCCAGAATTTACCCAGATTGATATCGAGACTTCATTCCTGACCTCCGCGCAAGTGCGTGAGATCACCGAAGATATGGTGCGTGGCTTATTCCTGGAACTGCTGAATGTTGATCTCGGTGAGTTCCCGGTGATGACTTGGCAGGAAGCAATGCGTCGTTTTGGTTCTGATAAACCAGATCTGCGTAACCCGCTGGAGCTGGTCGATATTGCCGATCTTGTTAAAGACGTAGCGTTTGCCGTGTTTAAAGGCCCGGCAAATGATGCCGAAGGTCGCGTAGTCACCATTCGAGTACCGGGCGGCGCTGCCATGTCACGTAAACAGATTGATGACTATGGTAAATATATCAGTGTGTTTGGTGCTAAAGGTCTGGCATGGATGAAGGTCAATGATCTGGCTGCTGGAATGGATGGCATCCAATCACCAATCCTCAAGTTCCTCAATGAAGACGTAGTAAAAGCACTGCTGGCGCGCACAGAAGCCCAGAGCGGCGACATTCTGCTGTTTGGTGCCGATAATGCCACTGTTGTTGCTGAAGCCATGGGCGCGTTGCGTTTGAAACTGGGGCAGGATTTCAACTTGCTGCAAGGCGAGTGGCGTCCGTTGTGGGTGATTGACTTCCCGATGTTCGAAAAGGCCGATGGTGGCTGGCATGCTGTGCACCATCCCTTTACTGCGCCAAGTTCAGTAAGTGCAGAAGAACTGGCCGCCGACCCTGGCGCCGCAGTGTCTGACGCGTACGATATGGTGCTCAACGGCGTGGAATTAGGCGGCGGCTCTGTGCGTATTCACAAGCAGAAAATGCAGGCCACCGTGTTTAATATTCTGGGAATTGCAGAGCAGGAAGCGCAGGAAAAATTCGGCTTCTTGCTGGAAGCGCTGCGCTACGGTACTCCACCACATGCAGGTCTGGCGTTTGGCCTTGACCGTATGGTGATGTTGATGACTGGTGCCAGTTCTATTCGTGATGTGATGGCGTTCCCGAAAACCACTACTGCGGCTTGTCCGCTGACCAACGCGCCAAGTCCCGCTAACCCACAACAGTTGGCGGAATTGGGGATCAATGTAGTGGCAAAAAACAGCGATAAAGCTGAATAA
- the hda gene encoding DnaA inactivator Hda — protein sequence MTQNAPLQLSLPVHLPDDETFESYYPAKGNDQLIQTLIACAEGRGPQALFLWGPEKSGRTHLIHAACAHANESGRSSFYVPLGIHASISTALLEGLEMMDLVCIDDVDAIVGHPLWEEALFDLYNRVVERQGCALVVSGRRAPADCGFSLPDLVSRMQWGLNYQLHPMADDEKLAALQRRAAMRGLQLPEDVGKFLLNRLARDLRTLFDVLDKLDKASMVHQRKLTIPFIKEMLRL from the coding sequence TTGACTCAGAATGCTCCACTTCAGTTATCGTTGCCAGTACACCTGCCTGACGACGAGACTTTTGAAAGTTACTATCCTGCCAAGGGTAATGATCAGCTTATCCAGACTTTGATCGCCTGTGCGGAAGGGCGCGGGCCTCAGGCACTGTTTTTGTGGGGGCCAGAGAAGTCTGGCCGAACCCATCTGATCCATGCCGCATGTGCCCACGCCAATGAAAGTGGACGTTCCAGTTTTTATGTCCCACTGGGGATCCACGCCAGTATTTCTACCGCGTTATTAGAAGGTTTAGAGATGATGGATCTGGTATGTATTGATGATGTCGATGCCATTGTCGGTCATCCATTGTGGGAAGAAGCCTTGTTTGACCTGTATAACCGGGTTGTGGAACGTCAGGGATGTGCACTGGTTGTCAGTGGTCGGCGTGCGCCCGCAGACTGTGGTTTTAGCTTGCCAGATCTGGTATCACGTATGCAGTGGGGGCTGAATTATCAATTGCATCCTATGGCTGATGACGAAAAACTGGCCGCTTTGCAACGCCGCGCCGCTATGCGCGGGCTGCAACTACCTGAAGATGTGGGTAAATTCCTGCTTAATCGGTTAGCGCGGGATCTGCGCACATTGTTTGATGTACTGGATAAGCTGGATAAAGCGTCAATGGTGCATCAGCGTAAACTGACGATCCCGTTTATTAAAGAGATGCTGAGACTCTAG
- the cmoA gene encoding carboxy-S-adenosyl-L-methionine synthase CmoA encodes MNSSQDTIYATVHTQVADFTFDDRVAGVFSDMIKRSVPGYGQIVNTIGDFAKRLVTPNSNVYDLGCSLGAATLSIRRHIEDRQCRIIAVDNSAAMVERCRENLAAYVSNTPVELLCADIRDIQFENASLVVLNFTLQFLPPAERDVLLTHIYQGLLPGGALIISEKLRFEDAAIQQLIEAQHLDFKRANGYSELEISQKRSALENVMKTDTLEQHYGRFAKAGFQHASLWFQCFNFASMVAIK; translated from the coding sequence ATGAACAGTTCTCAGGACACCATTTACGCAACAGTGCACACGCAGGTTGCAGATTTTACTTTTGATGATCGCGTTGCTGGCGTTTTCAGCGATATGATCAAGCGTTCAGTTCCCGGTTACGGCCAGATAGTCAACACCATTGGGGATTTTGCCAAGCGTCTGGTTACCCCCAACAGCAATGTTTATGACTTGGGGTGTTCACTTGGCGCTGCGACCTTAAGTATCAGGCGTCACATTGAAGACCGGCAGTGTCGCATTATTGCCGTGGATAATTCAGCCGCGATGGTGGAACGCTGTCGTGAAAACCTCGCCGCCTACGTCAGTAACACGCCGGTGGAGTTGTTGTGCGCCGATATCCGCGATATCCAGTTTGAGAACGCCTCGCTGGTGGTGCTTAATTTTACCTTACAGTTTTTGCCGCCCGCCGAACGTGATGTCCTACTAACGCATATCTATCAAGGACTATTGCCAGGTGGCGCTTTGATCATTTCAGAAAAATTGCGTTTTGAAGATGCTGCCATCCAACAGTTAATTGAAGCCCAACACTTGGATTTCAAACGCGCTAATGGTTACAGCGAGCTGGAGATCAGCCAGAAACGTAGTGCCCTGGAAAATGTCATGAAAACCGATACGCTTGAGCAACATTATGGCAGATTCGCTAAAGCGGGATTTCAACATGCCAGCCTTTGGTTTCAATGTTTCAATTTTGCCTCAATGGTAGCAATCAAGTGA
- a CDS encoding M3 family metallopeptidase has translation MQCQLTLADAVDRVLTAPQLPQLIAHMRQTDTPGLKQLAQKYQYLLEHQLPLEQKARLSTAQASIRQHLKSNNFQLAFGDCALPSKTPETTTQATPEQAPVQSKPLARNIASYLLQQPDEHCRYEVWRRYQTRVKDAVKPMLNKVLQQRQQQAQLAGVDNYADFLLQQQLVGSAKQLSIF, from the coding sequence TTGCAGTGCCAATTAACACTGGCCGATGCTGTTGACCGGGTGCTGACTGCACCGCAGTTACCACAACTCATTGCCCATATGCGCCAAACCGATACGCCGGGGCTCAAACAACTGGCGCAGAAGTACCAATACTTGTTGGAACATCAACTACCACTGGAGCAAAAAGCTAGGTTGAGCACGGCCCAAGCCAGCATTCGTCAGCACTTAAAGAGCAACAATTTTCAGCTAGCATTCGGTGACTGTGCACTGCCATCGAAAACGCCGGAAACAACAACACAAGCCACCCCAGAACAAGCGCCAGTGCAGAGCAAACCGCTAGCACGTAACATTGCCAGCTACTTGTTACAGCAACCTGACGAGCACTGTCGTTATGAAGTATGGCGCCGTTACCAAACTAGGGTCAAAGATGCCGTTAAGCCCATGCTAAACAAAGTGTTGCAACAACGACAGCAGCAGGCACAGCTTGCAGGCGTCGATAACTACGCCGATTTTTTGTTGCAACAGCAGTTAGTAGGATCGGCAAAACAGTTGTCAATTTTTTGA
- the ruvB gene encoding Holliday junction branch migration DNA helicase RuvB — protein MIEADRLIQPHSNNPQEELIDRAMRPKLLDEYTGQNEARTQLKVFIQAAKNRNEALDHMLIYGPPGLGKTTLAMIVANEMGVNIKSTSGPVLEKAGDLAALLTNLEAGDVLFIDEIHRLSPVVEEILYPAMEDYQLDIMIGEGPAARSIKLDIPPFTLIGATTRAGALTSPLRARFGIPLRLEFYNVDDLSTIVTRSASMLGLPLEDDGAREIACRSRGTPRIANRLLRRVRDFAEVKHDGRITQVVAQQALDMLDVDGEGFDYMDRKLLFAIIDKFMGGPVGLDNVAAAIGEERETIEDVLEPFLIQQGFIQRTPRGRIATDRAYRHFGMLKPE, from the coding sequence ATGATTGAGGCAGACAGGCTTATTCAGCCACACAGCAATAATCCGCAAGAAGAACTGATTGACCGGGCGATGCGGCCAAAGTTGCTGGATGAATACACCGGACAGAATGAAGCGAGAACTCAGCTAAAGGTGTTCATTCAGGCGGCCAAAAACCGCAATGAAGCATTAGATCACATGTTGATCTACGGCCCTCCCGGCCTGGGGAAAACCACCTTGGCGATGATCGTGGCCAATGAAATGGGTGTGAACATCAAGTCTACTTCTGGGCCAGTGTTGGAAAAAGCGGGGGATTTGGCCGCGCTCCTAACCAACCTGGAAGCGGGCGATGTGCTGTTTATTGATGAAATCCATCGGTTAAGCCCAGTGGTGGAAGAAATTCTTTATCCGGCAATGGAAGATTACCAGTTAGATATCATGATTGGTGAAGGTCCGGCTGCGCGTTCTATCAAACTGGATATTCCACCGTTTACCCTGATCGGCGCGACTACCCGTGCTGGGGCATTGACCTCGCCACTGCGGGCGCGTTTTGGCATTCCGCTGCGGTTAGAGTTTTACAATGTGGACGATCTCAGCACCATAGTGACCCGCTCAGCTTCTATGCTGGGGCTACCATTGGAAGACGATGGCGCACGTGAAATTGCTTGTCGCTCTCGCGGAACGCCGCGTATCGCCAACCGTTTATTACGGCGAGTACGTGATTTTGCTGAGGTTAAACATGATGGTCGTATCACTCAAGTCGTGGCGCAACAGGCGCTAGACATGTTGGATGTGGACGGCGAGGGCTTTGATTACATGGACCGTAAACTGTTGTTCGCGATTATCGATAAGTTTATGGGCGGCCCGGTGGGATTGGATAACGTGGCAGCAGCAATTGGTGAAGAGCGTGAAACCATTGAAGACGTGTTGGAGCCCTTCTTAATCCAGCAGGGATTTATCCAGCGGACGCCAAGGGGCCGCATTGCCACCGATAGGGCATATCGCCATTTCGGGATGCTCAAGCCAGAGTAA
- a CDS encoding LysR family transcriptional regulator, translated as MHRPKSTLEQWRILQAVVDFGGYAQAADKLNKSQSSLNHAVAKLQSQLGIQLLEVKGRKAYLTEQGEVLLRRSRHVTQAVGELEQLANNLEQGWEPSLTIARELVYPMDKLTEALAAFLPESRGTRITVVDTVINGTTELIQNNQVDLAICGTPPKGYIAQPLCDLDFYLVCHPSHPLALTPELEDDHMLAQHLQIVIKDTGINAQQETGWLKAEQRWTVSNFHEAKVILSKGVGFCWVPAHMVEKELADGDLVRLKIKGSSCRRIVLTLVVPQRDKQGPASKLLEALILAQHQESPSPDSN; from the coding sequence ATGCACAGACCTAAATCCACACTGGAACAATGGCGTATTCTGCAAGCAGTAGTTGACTTCGGTGGCTATGCACAGGCGGCCGATAAACTCAACAAGAGCCAATCATCGCTCAATCATGCGGTGGCTAAATTGCAGTCACAGTTGGGGATCCAGCTATTGGAAGTAAAGGGGCGCAAGGCCTACCTTACTGAACAGGGTGAAGTGTTGCTGCGCCGTTCTCGCCATGTAACCCAAGCCGTTGGTGAATTGGAGCAGTTGGCCAATAATCTTGAGCAAGGCTGGGAGCCGTCTTTAACCATCGCCCGAGAATTGGTATATCCGATGGATAAACTGACTGAGGCACTAGCGGCATTTTTACCCGAAAGTCGCGGTACGCGTATCACGGTAGTAGACACAGTGATCAATGGTACTACCGAATTAATTCAGAATAATCAGGTGGATTTGGCAATATGCGGCACGCCACCTAAAGGTTATATTGCCCAGCCACTATGCGATCTTGATTTTTATCTGGTATGTCATCCCTCTCACCCCTTGGCGCTGACCCCCGAGTTAGAAGATGACCATATGTTGGCACAGCATCTGCAGATCGTTATCAAGGATACCGGGATTAATGCTCAGCAGGAAACGGGTTGGCTGAAGGCTGAACAGCGCTGGACCGTAAGCAACTTTCATGAGGCGAAAGTGATCCTCAGTAAAGGCGTTGGCTTCTGTTGGGTACCGGCACATATGGTTGAGAAAGAGTTAGCGGACGGTGATTTGGTACGGCTAAAAATCAAAGGTTCTAGCTGTCGGCGAATCGTGCTGACACTGGTGGTGCCCCAAAGAGATAAACAAGGCCCAGCCTCTAAGCTCCTAGAAGCGTTGATTTTAGCGCAGCATCAAGAGTCCCCTTCCCCTGATAGCAATTAA
- a CDS encoding uracil-xanthine permease family protein, which yields MKNLTLPLQGAQMLFVAFGALVLVPLLTGLDASVALFTAGIGTLIFQFVTKRQVPIFLASSFAFIAPITYGVGHWGVSATMGGLIAAGAVYLVLSILVKLRGPEFITRLLPPVVVGPVIMIIGLGLAPTAVNMALGKTGDGSAILVPQQTALIISIASLVTTITVAIFGKGLLRLMPILAGIIVGYVLSLFMGIVDFSAVNTAAWFSVPNFVAPEFSWKAIAFMIPVAIAPAVEHIGDIVAISNVAGKDFLKKPGLHRTLAGDGLATMAAVALGGPPNTTYSEVTGAVTLTRNFNPVTMTWAAVTAIILAFVGKLGAALQTIPVPVMGGIMCLLFGSIAAIGLNSMIRAQVDLAQPRNLAIVGVTLVFGIGGMAFGVGDFSLTGISLCGIVAILMNLVLPHESHHHESAH from the coding sequence ATGAAAAACCTCACCCTTCCACTGCAAGGCGCACAGATGCTGTTTGTCGCCTTCGGTGCGCTGGTGCTTGTCCCGTTGCTGACAGGACTCGATGCCAGTGTTGCTTTATTTACGGCCGGTATCGGCACCCTGATTTTCCAATTTGTCACTAAACGCCAGGTGCCTATTTTTCTGGCATCGTCGTTTGCTTTTATTGCACCTATCACCTATGGCGTAGGCCATTGGGGTGTTTCTGCCACCATGGGCGGATTGATTGCCGCAGGTGCGGTATATCTGGTGCTGTCCATTTTAGTAAAACTGCGCGGCCCAGAATTTATCACCAGACTGTTACCACCCGTTGTTGTTGGCCCGGTAATCATGATCATTGGTCTTGGTCTAGCTCCTACCGCAGTCAACATGGCGCTGGGGAAAACCGGCGATGGCAGTGCCATATTGGTGCCACAACAAACGGCGCTGATCATTTCTATCGCGTCATTGGTCACTACGATTACTGTGGCAATTTTTGGCAAAGGATTACTGCGCTTGATGCCAATTCTTGCAGGCATCATTGTGGGTTATGTGTTAAGTCTTTTTATGGGCATAGTAGATTTCAGTGCAGTTAACACGGCTGCCTGGTTTTCAGTCCCCAATTTTGTCGCGCCCGAATTTAGCTGGAAAGCGATTGCTTTTATGATCCCGGTAGCCATTGCGCCAGCAGTTGAACATATTGGGGATATCGTGGCCATCTCAAACGTTGCAGGTAAAGATTTTCTGAAAAAACCTGGACTACATCGCACCTTAGCGGGCGACGGCCTAGCGACCATGGCAGCGGTAGCCCTTGGGGGCCCACCCAATACCACTTATTCAGAAGTGACCGGAGCCGTTACCCTGACTCGCAACTTTAATCCGGTGACCATGACCTGGGCAGCGGTTACCGCAATTATCTTAGCGTTTGTGGGCAAACTGGGGGCGGCGCTACAAACCATCCCGGTGCCAGTGATGGGCGGTATTATGTGTCTGTTATTTGGTTCTATTGCCGCAATTGGTCTTAACTCCATGATCCGCGCGCAGGTAGACCTCGCACAACCGCGTAATCTGGCGATTGTTGGGGTAACCTTGGTCTTCGGTATCGGTGGCATGGCATTCGGCGTGGGGGATTTTAGTCTGACGGGGATCAGCTTGTGCGGTATTGTGGCGATTCTGATGAATCTAGTGCTGCCACATGAATCCCATCATCACGAGAGTGCTCATTAG
- a CDS encoding DUF2066 domain-containing protein: MRKLFFRLISCSLLLGCLQANAVEVGQLDQAVVNVASRSDADRDAALREALGNVLLKNSGARGVLSNSMIAGRLSQASAMVTQFGYFDEQGQLKIRALFEHDKIIELLRTAGEPVWGRQRPLTLFWLATDSDGQAQLVADGADSDERHLFAEASSQRGIPVLFPLMDLDDLQVVNINDVRGQFVDTVATASNRYQADYFALGSIASAADGVRYQIALYAKSATNQPFMLPLISDQNTVADKPAAVAAIMLALSDYFVSRYAVADSGESQQTTVSFAGITQKQLVEIEAFLKQLTAVKSFSMSQLQGIELAIDCSCLALLMSLKICLD; encoded by the coding sequence ATGCGCAAACTCTTTTTTCGACTGATAAGTTGTTCCTTGCTGTTAGGCTGTTTACAGGCAAATGCTGTTGAAGTTGGTCAGCTTGATCAAGCGGTTGTTAATGTTGCCTCCCGCTCGGATGCGGATCGCGATGCAGCCCTTCGGGAGGCATTGGGCAATGTATTGTTGAAAAACTCGGGTGCTCGAGGTGTATTGAGTAACAGTATGATTGCCGGACGTTTGTCCCAAGCATCGGCCATGGTGACGCAGTTTGGTTACTTTGATGAGCAGGGGCAGTTAAAGATCCGAGCATTGTTTGAACACGATAAGATCATCGAACTGTTACGGACAGCCGGTGAACCGGTATGGGGCAGACAACGGCCATTAACCCTTTTCTGGCTGGCAACCGATAGTGACGGGCAAGCGCAGTTGGTTGCCGATGGTGCCGACAGTGATGAACGCCATCTGTTTGCTGAGGCCTCATCGCAACGGGGGATCCCGGTGTTATTCCCACTGATGGACTTGGATGATCTGCAAGTGGTGAATATCAATGATGTTCGTGGTCAATTTGTGGATACGGTGGCGACTGCATCTAATCGTTATCAAGCTGACTACTTTGCTTTGGGTAGCATAGCGTCCGCAGCAGATGGTGTTCGCTATCAGATTGCATTATATGCAAAATCTGCCACCAATCAGCCGTTTATGTTACCGCTGATCTCTGATCAAAATACCGTTGCCGACAAACCCGCCGCAGTGGCCGCGATAATGCTGGCGTTGTCAGATTATTTTGTTTCTCGCTATGCGGTGGCGGATTCGGGGGAATCACAACAAACAACGGTTTCCTTTGCGGGGATCACCCAAAAGCAGTTGGTAGAGATTGAAGCCTTTCTTAAACAGCTGACTGCGGTTAAGTCTTTCAGCATGAGTCAATTACAGGGGATCGAGTTAGCTATCGATTGCAGCTGTTTGGCTCTGTTGATGAGCTTAAAAATCTGTTTGGATTGA
- a CDS encoding putative metalloprotease CJM1_0395 family protein encodes MTGRSRAAALPVDEVLSANTIRDPATTSSSPDVFVTSADDAAVVLPQNNRAALFSLSLGALGAAAINDPSSEITSSETTAAQTVADTTPADAAGNASDIDSGAQAQELQQLKQLQQRDTEVRSHEQAHAAVGGIYAGQPQFDYEHGTDGKRYAVDGEVHIDVAVIPKDPQATMNKMKQVYAAAMAPMAPSAADIQVAAEAMRKYNMAREQLTSQRNVAGVAPLPEDTQQPNAKSPATTEMAQSSDANAYPLGITRLMGQVNAQQKHATTENFFAPSIATHALNDISLPNATLEVSQTKPQGATMFVQDDAPAFVIA; translated from the coding sequence ATGACTGGCCGTAGCCGTGCTGCGGCTTTACCAGTCGACGAAGTTTTATCTGCTAATACCATTCGCGATCCTGCAACAACTTCCTCAAGCCCTGATGTGTTTGTCACATCAGCCGATGACGCTGCTGTGGTATTGCCGCAAAACAATCGTGCTGCTTTATTCAGTCTGTCATTGGGCGCTTTAGGAGCTGCAGCGATAAATGACCCTAGTTCGGAAATCACTAGTTCAGAAACCACCGCAGCACAAACTGTTGCAGATACTACACCGGCCGATGCGGCTGGGAACGCATCGGATATTGATAGTGGCGCACAGGCACAGGAACTACAACAACTGAAGCAACTCCAGCAGCGGGACACGGAAGTGCGCTCCCATGAGCAGGCGCACGCTGCCGTTGGTGGTATCTATGCGGGACAACCTCAGTTTGACTATGAACATGGAACCGATGGCAAGCGTTATGCCGTGGATGGAGAAGTGCACATTGATGTGGCGGTAATCCCTAAGGATCCGCAAGCCACCATGAATAAAATGAAGCAGGTTTATGCGGCAGCAATGGCACCAATGGCTCCTTCCGCCGCTGATATCCAGGTGGCGGCAGAAGCGATGCGAAAATATAATATGGCCAGAGAACAGCTCACTTCTCAGCGTAACGTTGCCGGAGTGGCACCATTGCCGGAAGATACTCAACAACCTAATGCCAAGTCACCAGCAACGACAGAGATGGCGCAATCCTCAGATGCTAATGCCTATCCGCTGGGTATCACTAGACTCATGGGGCAGGTGAATGCGCAACAGAAACACGCAACCACTGAAAATTTCTTTGCGCCATCCATCGCGACCCACGCGCTGAATGATATAAGCCTGCCAAATGCAACATTAGAGGTGTCACAAACCAAACCACAGGGCGCCACCATGTTTGTGCAGGATGACGCCCCGGCATTTGTAATCGCCTAG
- a CDS encoding YebC/PmpR family DNA-binding transcriptional regulator, whose translation MAGHSKWANIKHRKGRQDAKRGKLFTKFIRELTVSAREGGPDPDSNPRLRAAVDKALSNNMTRDTVDRAIKRGAGELDGENLETIVYEGYGPGGTAVMVECMTDNRNRTVTGVRNAFNKSGGNLGTDGSVAYLFTKQGVISYDEGTDEDAIMEVALEAGADDVVVNDDSSVDVYTTPSAFGAVKDALDAAGFESVNAEVTMVPSTKADLDEETAAKFLRLIDMLEDHDDVQEVYHNGEISDEIMEKLDV comes from the coding sequence ATGGCAGGTCATAGTAAATGGGCCAACATCAAACACCGCAAAGGTCGTCAAGACGCTAAACGCGGTAAGCTTTTCACCAAATTTATCCGGGAACTGACTGTCAGTGCCCGTGAAGGTGGCCCTGATCCCGATTCTAACCCTCGATTGCGGGCTGCGGTAGACAAGGCCCTGTCTAACAACATGACCCGCGATACCGTGGATCGTGCGATTAAACGTGGTGCCGGTGAGTTGGATGGCGAAAATCTGGAAACCATCGTCTATGAAGGTTACGGCCCAGGCGGTACTGCCGTGATGGTGGAATGCATGACCGACAACCGCAATCGTACTGTGACTGGGGTGCGTAACGCCTTTAACAAATCCGGTGGTAATTTAGGTACTGATGGTTCAGTTGCCTACCTGTTCACCAAACAGGGCGTTATTTCCTATGACGAAGGTACCGACGAAGATGCCATAATGGAAGTGGCACTGGAAGCCGGTGCTGATGATGTCGTGGTCAATGACGACAGCTCTGTTGATGTTTACACCACACCCAGCGCCTTCGGTGCGGTGAAAGATGCACTGGATGCGGCAGGGTTTGAATCGGTTAACGCGGAAGTGACTATGGTGCCTTCCACCAAAGCTGATTTGGATGAAGAAACCGCGGCAAAATTCCTGCGTCTTATCGACATGCTGGAAGACCATGATGACGTACAAGAGGTTTACCATAACGGTGAAATCTCTGACGAAATTATGGAAAAACTGGACGTATAA
- the ruvA gene encoding Holliday junction branch migration protein RuvA, with product MIGRLHGILLEKQAPDVLLDVQGVGYELQMPLTSFYELPELNQTATIYTHFVVREDAQLLYGFITKQERSLFRLLIKANGVGPKLALTILSGMTAQEFVNCVERDDIATLVKLPGVGKKTAERLLVEMRDKLKSLLETASGNEREFVLKSNYTPTTVNNAEDDAMAALLTLGYKPAQASKAVSAAFEEGMDSETLIKAALKSML from the coding sequence ATGATTGGGCGGTTACACGGTATTCTGCTAGAAAAACAGGCTCCAGATGTGCTGTTGGATGTGCAGGGCGTAGGCTATGAGTTGCAGATGCCACTCACCAGTTTTTACGAACTGCCAGAGTTGAACCAAACGGCAACCATTTACACCCATTTTGTGGTGCGGGAAGACGCCCAACTGCTATATGGTTTTATTACTAAACAGGAGCGGTCACTGTTCCGATTATTGATAAAAGCCAATGGTGTTGGCCCGAAACTGGCGCTGACCATTCTTTCCGGCATGACCGCGCAAGAGTTTGTCAATTGTGTGGAACGCGACGATATTGCTACTTTGGTTAAATTGCCTGGAGTTGGTAAAAAAACTGCCGAGCGGTTACTGGTGGAGATGCGTGACAAACTCAAGAGCCTGCTGGAGACTGCCAGCGGCAATGAACGCGAGTTTGTGCTCAAGTCCAACTACACACCGACAACGGTCAACAACGCCGAAGATGATGCCATGGCCGCCTTGCTGACATTGGGTTACAAACCAGCACAGGCCAGTAAAGCGGTGTCAGCAGCATTTGAAGAGGGGATGGATTCTGAAACCCTCATCAAAGCCGCTCTTAAATCGATGTTATAA
- the ihfB gene encoding integration host factor subunit beta yields MTKSELIEKLAADQAQLSAKDVENAIKEMLEQMAKTLESGDRIEIRGFGSFSLHYRAPRVGRNPKTGSSVELDGKYVPHFKPGKELRERVDATIV; encoded by the coding sequence ATGACAAAATCCGAACTGATCGAAAAACTCGCGGCAGATCAAGCACAACTGTCTGCGAAAGATGTGGAAAATGCCATCAAAGAGATGTTGGAGCAAATGGCGAAGACATTGGAAAGCGGTGATCGCATCGAAATCCGTGGCTTTGGCAGTTTCTCATTACACTATCGCGCACCTCGTGTAGGACGTAATCCTAAAACCGGAAGTTCTGTTGAACTTGATGGCAAATACGTTCCACACTTTAAGCCCGGCAAAGAGTTGCGCGAACGGGTAGACGCCACTATCGTTTAA